A single window of Onychostoma macrolepis isolate SWU-2019 chromosome 16, ASM1243209v1, whole genome shotgun sequence DNA harbors:
- the LOC131522237 gene encoding soluble guanylate cyclase 88E-like, translating to MYGLYLEAVNDYINESYGEDVWRLIEARAEIPHLKFVRHQMYNDNLILRLAKAAGEVLGKTHDELMYAFGVYMVKRIGNYGYERILKVLGRNVRDFINELDNLHEYFRFSFPKVQPPSFCVEEECETSLTLHYRSTRKGFTQFVKGQLSQVGRQFYNTDIEVEILSKEETEKMTYVVYKMNFDNAAFKHRMPQQKTAPGYEKLPMKRGIFFDMFPFSVIFRRDMTMYRIGDGLKEVFSDLQGKKVNEEFTLVRPMLEFSWDNIYTHLNNVFELLSKAVVESKQKVNIPKLSKEEPEEKEESEKPKKEERDIKVMEEMKGTDQEYSSALTQYNSSANSGGEDIELLAFQTVTGKCSETIFEDMREPPKKPLHLKGQMKYVPQWDSLIFLGTPIIETVEDMIKMGVYVNDLNLHDSSRELILAGTQQSAELQLALDQEQQKYAQLQEIIKKLDEEKKRGDSLLYAMIPKAVADRLRKGITALETCQVFPDVTILFSDVVKFNEICIHITPMQVVDMLNEIYIVFDTLSEKHNVYKVETIRDAYMVVAGVPNKTTFHAHHICDMALDMLSSIDHLKDPSTGDNIQIRVGIHSGMVVAGVVGLKMPRYCLFGDTVNTASRMESNGVGMQIHISQTTKDHLEHEPYIIEERGKIFVKGKGYMKTYWLKGKKDLSFKTPAELRYSNEQKDSEDRSSNGSTCTNSKHSPSNMNTPNEEQAESKPTPTDLPTDLPPDTLPALEGAPDPNTFTNESQDKEKVKKTKNNKGGTAENASANAQESTPPAGSEENAAPELNNKKHSFRNQYSRLPANLPMRSTACNLL from the exons ATGTATGGCCTGTATTTGGAAGCGGTAAATGACTACATTAATGAATCATATGGAGAGGACGTATGGAGGCTAATCGAGGCCAGAGCGGAGATCCCGCACCTCAAATTTGTTCGACACCAGATGTACAA TGATAATCTGATTTTAAGATTGGCAAAGGCAGCTGGAGAGGTTTTGGGGAAAACTCATGATGAGCTGATGTATGCTTTCGGGGTCTACATGGTCAAGCGGATAGGAAACTATGGCTATGAGAGGATCTTAAAG GTACTGGGGCGCAATGTACGAGATTTCATCAATGAGCTAGATAACCTGCATGAGTACTTCCGTTTCTCCTTCCCAAAAGTCCAGCCGCCCAGTTTCTGTGTAGAGGAAGAATGTGAGACGAGTCTTACCCTGCACTACCGTTCAACCAGGAAAGGATTCACACAGTTCGTCAAAG GGCAGCTCTCTCAGGTGGGCCGACAGTTTTACAACACAGACATTGAGGTGGAGATTCTGTCTAAAGAGGAAACAGAGAAAATGACATATGTG GTGTACAAGATGAATTTTGACAATGCTGCATTTAAGCACCGTATGCCCCAGCAGAAAACAGCTCCAGGCTATGAGAAACTGCCCATGAAGCGAGGAATCTTTTTTGACATGTTCCCCTTCAGCGTGATATTCCGTAGGGACATGACCATGTATCGGATCGGAGACGGTTTGAAAGAGGTGTTTTCTGATCTGCAGGGCAAAAAGGTCAATGAGGAGTTTACCCTGGTGCGACCCATGCTGGAATTCAGCTGGGATAAT ATCTACACCCACCTCAACAATGTGTTTGAACTGCTGTCTAAGGCTGTGGTAGAGAGCAAACAGAAGGTCAACATCCCTAAACTCAGCAAAGAAGAACCAGAAGAGAAAGAGGAGAGTGAAAAACCCAAGAAGGAAGAGAGAG ATATTAAAGTGATGGAGGAAATGAAGGGGACAGATCAGGAATACAGCAGTGCTCTAACTCAGTACAACAGCTCGGCTAATTCTGGGGGAGAGGACATCGAGCTGCTGGCTTTTCAGACTGTTACCG GCAAGTGCAGTGAAACCATATTTGAAGACATGCGGGAGCCCCCTAAAAAGCCTCTCCACCTCAAGGGCCAGATGAAGTATGTCCCTCAATGGGACTCCCTCATCTTTCTAGGAACTCCCAT TATTGAGACAGTGGAGGACATGATAAAAATGGGTGTTTACGTCAATGATTTAAACCTGCACGACTCCAGCAGAGAGCTCATCCTGGCAGGAACACAGCAATCAGCCGAGCTGCAACTGGCACTTGACCAG GAGCAGCAGAAGTATGCACAGCTGCAGGAGATCATTAAAAAGCTGGATGAGGAGAAGAAGAGAGGAGACTCCCTGCTGTACGCCATGATCCCCAAAGCAGTGGCAGACCGACTGCGCAAGGGAATCACAGCACTGGAGACATGTCAG GTGTTCCCGGACGTGACCATCCTGTTCAGCGATGTGGTGAAGTTTAATGAGATCTGTATCCACATCACCCCCATGCAGGTGGTGGACATGCTAAATGAGATCTACATCGTTTTTGACACACTCAGCGAAAAGCACAATGTTTACAAG GTGGAGACCATTAGGGATGCCTACATGGTTGTTGCAGGTGTGCCCAATAAGACCACATTCCATGCCCACCACATCTGTGACATGGCTCTAGACATGTTGAGCTCCATCGATCACCTAAAAGACCCCTCCACTGGGGACAACATCCAGATCCGTGTCG GTATTCACTCTGGAATGGTGGTCGCAGGTGTGGTGGGTCTGAAGATGCCCAGGTATTGCCTGTTTGGAGACACAGTAAACACGGCTTCTCGGATGGAGTCTAATGGTGTG GGCATGCAAATCCACATCAGTCAGACCACCAAAGACCATCTGGAGCATGAACCATACATCATCGAGGAACGAGGAAAGATTTTTGTTAAG GGTAAAGGTTATATGAAGACATACTGGCTAAAAGGAAAGAAAGATCTCTCATTTAAGACTCCAGCAGAGCTCAGATACAGCAATGAGCAGAAAGACTCGGAAGACAGAAGCTCAAATGG ttCCACTTGCACCAACAGCAAACATTCCCCATCAAACATGAACACCCCCAATGAGGAGCAGGCTGAGAGCAAACCCACTCCCACTGACCTTCCCACTGACCTGCCCCCTGACACCCTACCAGCACTAGAGGGAGCTCCAGACCCAAACACATTCACCAATGAGTCCCAGGACAAAGAAAAGGTTAAAAAGACAAAGAATAACAAAGGAGGGACGGCAGAGAACGCTTCTGCTAATGCGCAGGAAAGCACTCCCCCTGCTGGCAGCGAGGAGAATGCAGCTCCAGAGCTAAACAACAAAAAGCACAGTTTCAGAAACCAGTACTCACGATTACCAGCTAACCTCCCCATGCGAAGCACAGCCTGCAATCTGCTGTGA
- the tnfaip8l2b gene encoding tumor necrosis factor, alpha-induced protein 8-like protein 2 B: METFNSKDMALKAQKKILSQMANKSVVQMFIDDTSSEILDELYRVSKEYTGNRSEAQKVVKDLIKVVVKIAVLFRHNRFNEEELKLAQNFQKKLHQGAMTAISFHEVDFTFDKAVMSEILKESRDMLLKLVNTHLTPKSHGRINHVFNHYADPELLTQLYNPSGPLKPHLTKICNGLNKLLEDGTL; this comes from the exons ATGGAGACGTTCAACTCCAAGGACATGGCGCTCAAGGCCCAGAAAAAGATCCTGAGCCAAATGGCCAACAAGTCTGTGGTGCAAATGTTCATCGATGATACCAGCAGCGAGATTCTAGACGAGCTTTACCGTGTGTCAAAAGAGTACACTGGGAACCGCTCAGAGGCCCAGAAAGTAGTGAAGGACCTCATTAAGGTGGTGGTGAAGATAGCTGTCCTTTTCAGACACAATCGATTCAATGAGGAGGAGCTAAAGCTGGCCCAGAATTTCCAGAAGAAATTGCATCAGGGAGCCATGACAGCCATCAGCTTTCACGAg GTAGATTTCACATTTGACAAAGCGGTTATGTCAGAGATCCTGAAAGAAAGTAGGGACATGCTTCTGAAGCTTGTAAACACTCACCTCACACCAAAATCCCACGGACGCATCAACCACGTCTTCAACCATTATGCTGACCCTGAACTCCTCACCCAGCTTTACAACCCATCCGGGCCTCTCAAACCCCACCTCACCAAAATCTGCAACGGGCTTAACAAACTGCTGGAGGACGGGACGTTATGA
- the lysmd1 gene encoding lysM and putative peptidoglycan-binding domain-containing protein 1 has translation MSADHSASLAGTHGLLRGQRTRSYGSLVSSSLSPVRQRRIEHKVQPGETLQGLSLKYGVSMEQIKRANRLYTNDSIFLKESLFIPVLTESVSFTNGVELTEDETSPTQIHTEISNEIPKSQTDSRCEANAELSPVEYLKKIDSLISQSKQAAVKTCQAGEKQFSSMEQLHHSNLMSDRASSQQAILGAVPITITRRTRNLRDREDEIFQL, from the exons ATGTCTGCGGATCACTCAGCCTCACTGGCCGGGACTCACGGCCTCCTACGCGGCCAGCGCACCCGGTCCTACGGCAGCCTGGTGTCCTCTTCATTATCACCCGTTAGACAAAGACGAATTGAGCATAAAGTCCAGCCCGGTGAAACCTTGCAAGGACTATCACTGAAATATGGCGTGTCC aTGGAGCAAATCAAAAGGGCAAACAGACTGTACACAAATGATTCAATATTCTTGAAGGAGTCCCTCTTCATCCCCGTGCTGACAGAGTCTGTGTCTTTCACAAATGGAGTGGAATTGACCGAGGACGAGACAAGTccaacacaaatacacactgagATTTCTAATGAGATCCCCAAAAGCCAAACAGACTCTAGATGTGAAGCGAATGCTGAACTGTCACCAGTGGAATACCTGAAAAAGATAGACAGCTTGATCAGTCAGTCCAAACAAGCAGCTGTGAAGACCTGCCAGGCGGGAGAGAAACA gtTTTCATCTATGGAGCAACTCCATCACAGCAATCTGATGTCTGACAGAGCATCCTCCCAGCAGGCCATTTTGGGAGCTGTTCCCATTACAATCACCAGACGGACCAGGAATTTGAGGGATAGGGAGGATGAGATCTTCCAGCTCTGA
- the scnm1 gene encoding sodium channel modifier 1, translating into MSFKREGDDQSQLNVLKKRRVADLLSNFIPDDEATLMKNGRYSCLVCSHRPVFDTVDMLVVHRKGKRHLEGMKWFYGKKNQLKHEIDKRRHQDYVKAEDERQEPSSSAPLLSQTRKITHHALLRTAPYSSCHRKASERLESSGCGQEDRKDQINNINSSAHLSIRTGSIDSMSTTSTTMHQEQTEGKGETKKGKKGSSTVCEPITEQRRKELEHYLKLKSSGWLQDRSGKWVKDENIEFDSDEEEPDLLPPSSESS; encoded by the exons ATGTCTTTCAAAAGGGAGGGTGACGATCAAAGTCAGCTAAATGTACTGAAG AAACGACGCGTTGCAGATCTTCTGTCTAACTTCATCCCAGATGATGAAGCTACTCTGATGAAAAACGGAAG ATACAGCTGCCTTGTGTGTTCTCACCGTCCtgtgtttgacactgttgatatGCTCGTGGTGCACAGGAAGGGAAAGCGACACCTTGAAG GAATGAAATGGTTCTATGGCAAAAAGAATCAACTTAAACATGAAATAGATAAAAGACGACATCAAGACTATGTTAAAGCAGAAGATGAGCGACAG GAACCCTCCAGTTCAGCTCCTCTACTGAGTCAAACACGTAAAATTACCCATCATGCCCTACTCAGAACTGCTCCGTACAGTAGCTGCCACAGAAAGGCCAG TGAACGATTGGAATCGTCAGGATGTGGCCAAGAAGACAGAAAAGATCAAATCAACAAtatcaactcatcagctcatttgTCCATTAGGACAGGAAGTATTGACTCCATGTCAACAACTAGCACAACAA TGCATCAGGAACAGACTGAAGGGAAAGGAGAGACAAAAAAGGGGAAGAAGGGATCCAGCACTGTGTGTGAGCCTATAACAGAGCAGAGACGCAAAGAACTGGAACATTACCTCAAATTAAAAAG TTCGGGATGGCTGCAGGACAGAAGTGGTAAATGGGTTAAAGATGAGAATATTGAGTTTGACTCGGATGAAGAAGAACCGGATCTGTTACCTCCTAGCAGTGAATCTTCATAG